One window from the genome of Solea solea chromosome 2, fSolSol10.1, whole genome shotgun sequence encodes:
- the LOC131474230 gene encoding tripartite motif-containing protein 16-like yields the protein MAGVQLHRETLSCSICLDLLKDPVTLNCGHSFCMNCIKDHWDTEDKKRIYSCPQCRETFMPRPKLLKNVMLADLVEELKKTGLHAAPADHCYAGAEDVACDVCTGRKHKALKSCLVCLASYCEEHLQPHHQAPAFKKHKLVEPSKNLQENICPLHDEVMKMFCRTDQQCICYLCSVDEHKDHDTVSAAAERKQKQTELDLSREEVQQRVQDIDRDVKVLQQEEKALTLSADKAVKDTDKSFTEMMGLLQRRSSDVKQQIRSKQETEVRRVKDLQEKLQQELTELKKREAELKQLSLTQDHNQFLLNYRSLSALSPSTHSSTVHVRPLRHFQDVTAAVAKVRGQLQDVLTETWTNVSLAVARVDVLLTEPEPEPETRAEFLRYSQEIKLDPNTVNNYLLLSEGNRKVTLMYEDQSYSSHRDRFTDVGQVMSEESLTGRCYWEVERSGGGGVCVAVTYKNISRSGSDECRFGFNDKSWALDCHHNSCEFVHNRIRTKVSDVKVSRVGVYLDHRAGLLSFYRVSDTMTLVHRVQTTFTQPLYAGVRLYSFFHEESTAELCNLK from the coding sequence ATGGCAGGAGTTCAGCTGCACAGAGAAACCTTGTCTTGTTCCATCTGTTTGGATCTTCTGAAGGATCCAGTGACTCTTAACTGTGGACACAGCTTCTGTATGAACTGTATTAAAGACCACTGGGACACAGAGGATAAGAAGAGGATctacagctgccctcagtgtaGAGAGACCTTTATGCCGAGGCCTAAACTGTTAAAAAACGTCATGTTAGCAGAtttagtggaggagctgaagaagactggactccacgctgctcctgctgatcactgctatgctggagctgaagatgtggcctgtgatgtctgcactggcaggaaacataaagctctcaagtcctgtttggtttgtttggcctcttactgtgaggaacatctccagcctcatcATCAAGCACCTGCATTTAAGAAGCACAAGCTGGTGGAGCCGTCCAAGAACCTCCAGGAGAACATCTGCCCTCTTCACgatgaggtgatgaagatgttctgccgcactgatcagcagtgcatctgttatctctgctctgtggacgaACATAAAGACCACGACAcggtctcagctgcagcagagaggaagcAGAAGCAGACAGAGCTGGATCTGAGTCGAGAAGAAGTCCAGCAGAGAGTCCAGGACATAGACAGAGACGTGAAGGTGCTTCAACAGGAGGAGAaggctctcactctctctgctgataaagCTGTGAAGGACACAGACAAGAGCTTCACTGAGATGATGGGTCTCCTGCAGAGAAGAAGCTCTGACgtgaagcagcagatcagatccaAGCAGGAAACCGAGGTGAGACGAGTCAAAGATCTTCAGGAGAAACTTCAGCAGGAGctcactgagctgaagaagagagaagctgaactgaagcagctctcactcacacaagaCCACAACCAGTTTCTCCTCAACTACCGCTCACTGTCAGCACTCAGTCCGTCGACACACTCGTCCACCGTCCACGTCCGTCCTCTGAGACACTTTCAGGACGTGACAGCAGCTGtggcaaaggtcagaggtcaactgcAGGACGTCCTGACCGAGACGTGGACAAACGTCTCACTGGCTGTGGCTCGAGTAGATGTTTtactgacagaaccagaaccagaaccagagaccagagctgaattcctcagatattcacaggaaatcaaactggatccaaacacagtaaacaactatctgttattatctgagggaaacagaaaagtgacattaatgTATGAAGATCAGTCTTATTCTAGTCACAGAGACAGATTCACTGATGTGGGTCAGGTGATGAGTGAGGAGAGTCTGACTGGAcgttgttactgggaggtggagaggagtggaggaggaggagtttgtgTAGCAGTGACGTACAAGAACATCAGCAGATCAGGTTCAGATGAATGTAGATTTGGATTCAATGACAAATCTTGGGCTTTAGATTGTCACCACAACAGTTGTGAGTTTGTTCACAACAGAATCAGGACTAAAGTCTCAGATGTTAAAGTCTCCAGAGTCGGAGTTTACCTGGACCACAGAGCAGgtcttctgtccttctacagagtctctgacaccatgactctggtccacagagtccagaccacgtTCACTCAGCCTCTCTATGCTGGAGTTAggctttattctttttttcatgaagAATCCACAGCTGAGTTGTGTAACCTTAAATAG
- the LOC131474239 gene encoding tripartite motif-containing protein 16-like — translation MAGVQLQRETLSCSICLDLLKDPVTLTCGHSFCMNCIKDHWDSEDERRSYSCPQCREIFMPRPELLKNVMLADLVEELKKTGLHAAPADHCYAGAEDVACDVCTGRKLKALKSCLVCLASYCEEHLQPHHQAPPLKKHKLVEPSKNLQENICPLHDEVMKMFCRTDQQCICYLCSLYEHKDHDTVSAAAERKQKQRELDLSREEVQQRVQDIVRDVKVLQQEEKALTLSADKAVKDTDKRFTEMMGLLQRRSSDVKQQIRSKQETEVRRVKDLQEKLQQELTKLKRREAELKQLSLTQDHNQFLLNYRSLSALSPSTHLSTVHVRPLRHFEDVTAAVAKVRGQLQDVLTKTWTNVSLAVARVDVLLTEPKPETRAEFLRYSQENKLDQNTANKFLLLYEGNRKVTVMCKDQSYPHHTDRFTDVGQVMSKQSLTGRCYWEVKWSGGVCVAVTYKNISRSGSDECRFGFNDKSWALDCHHNSCEFVHNRIRTKVSDVKVSRVGVYLDHRAGLLSFYRVSDTMTLVHRVQTTFTQPLYAGVRFYSLFHEESTAELCKLK, via the coding sequence ATGGCAGGagttcagctgcagagagaaacctTGTCTTGTTCCATCTGTTTGGATCTTCTGAAGGATCCGGTGACTCTTACCTGTGGACACAGCTTCTGTATGAACTGTATTAAAGACCACTGGGACTcagaggatgagaggaggagctacagctgccctcagtgtaGAGAGATCTTCATGCCGAGGCCTGAACTGTTAAAAAACGTCATGTTAGCAGAtttagtggaggagctgaagaagaccGGACTCCACGCTGCTCCTGCTGatcactgctatgctggagctgaagatgtggcctgtgatgtctgcactggcaggaaactgaaagctctcaagtcctgtttggtttgtttggcctcttactgtgaggaacatctccagcctcatcATCAAGCACCTCCATTAAAGAAGCACAAGCTGGTGGAGCCGTCCAAGAACCTCCAGGAGAACATCTGCCCTCTTCACgatgaggtgatgaagatgttctGCCGCACTGATCAGCAGTGCATCTGTTATCTCTGCTCTCTGTACGAACATAAAGACCACGACAcggtctcagctgcagcagagaggaagcagaagcagagagagctggatcTGAGTCGAGAAGAAGTCCAGCAGAGAGTCCAGGACATAGTCAGAGACGTGAAGGTGCTTCAACAGGAGGAGAaggctctcactctctctgctgataaagCTGTGAAGGACACAGACAAGAGGTTCACTGAGATGATGGGTCTCCTGCAGAGAAGAAGCTCTGACgtgaagcagcagatcagatccaAGCAGGAAACCGAGGTGAGACGAGTCAAAGATCTTCAGGAGAAACTTCAGCAGGAGCTCACTAAGCTGAAGAGgagagaagctgaactgaagcagctctcactcacacaagaCCACAACCAGTTTCTCCTCAACTACCGCTCACTGTCAGCACTCAGTCCATCGACACACTTGTCCACCGTCCACGTCCGTCCTCTGAGACACTTTGAGGATGTGACAGCGGCTGTGGCAAAGGTCAGGGGTCAACTGCAGGACGTCCTGACCAAGACGTGGACAAACGTCTCACTGGCTGTGGCTCGAGTAGATGTTTTACTGACAGAACCAAAACCAGAGACCAGAGCTGAATTCCTCAGATattcacaggaaaacaaactggatcaaaacacagcaaacaaatttctgttattatatgagggaaacagaaaagtgacagtAATGTGTAAAGATCAGTCTTATCCtcatcacacagacagattcactGATGTGGGTCAGGTGATGAGTAAACAGAGTCTGACTGGACGTTGTTACTGGGAGGTAAAGTGGAGCGGAGGAGTTTGTGTAGCAGTGACGTACAAGAACATCAGCAGATCAGGTTCAGATGAATGTAGATTTGGATTCAATGACAAATCTTGGGCTTTAGATTGTCACCACAACAGTTGTGAGTTTGTTCACAACAGAATCAGGACTAAAGTCTCAGATGTTAAAGTCTCCAGAGTCGGAGTTTACCTGGACCACAGAGCAGgtcttctgtccttctacagagtctctgacaccatgactctggtccacagagtccagaccacgtTCACTCAGCCTCTCTATGCTGGAGTTAggttttattctctttttcatGAAGAATCCACAGCTGAGTTGTGTAAACTCAAATAG